The segment AGAGCTTCCATTTTACATAGTAACCAAGCTCTGTTTCGCTATTGATCACAGTAAACAGGTGAAAATGGTCTCCCAAAATGAATCCCGTACCGATTAAGATGAGCAGCCACACGGTTTCAAAATAGCCGTAAAACGGCCCGATTGCGCCATATACTGCTTCTTGAGTTGCTTTGTCTTTTAAAAAAACACCCAATCCAAAGAGGACAATACTCCCTCCTATCCAAGCACATGCAGCGAGAATATGGATATATAAAATCCATGACATTATTAACTCCTAGTAAAAACATTTACGATTATAGAGAGTAAAGGAATAATAACCATTGACGTACATCAAGATATATTCACAAATTGATTTTCGTCAAGCAGTCTAAGGATGAGTTCGTTTACAATACTATAAAATGAATATTTATAAGAGGAAGTATGGGTGGTAAAGTCTATTTAACGGGAGCAGGTCCAGGAGACCCTGATCTTTTAACGGTTAAAGCACTACGTCTGATTCACCAAGCGGATGTTATTGTGTATGACAGACTTATTAATGATGAGATATTGCGTGAAGCTAAAAAAGAGGCAATTCTCATCTACGTCGGAAAGGAAGATAGCCTCCATACTCTCCCTCAAGAGGAAATCAATGCTCTTTTGGTGGCATATGCACATACACATGACACAATAGTCCGCCTCAAAGGGGGTGATCCGCTGGTATTCGGACGCGGAGGCGAAGAAGCCCTGTATCTCTCAAAAAATGGAATTGCATTTGAAATTATCCCCGGAATCAGCTCTGCAATCGCAGTACCTGCATATGCAGGGATTCCGCTAACGCATCGGGGTATCAATACTTCCTTTCGCATTATTACGGGGCATCAAACAGTTTTTTCTGAAGACTTCGATGCAGGAGTATTGCGGGAAAATGAAACCCTCGTTATTTTGATGGGATTACATAGATTAGATAAAATCATCAGATCTTTACTCTATAACGGATTGGATTCGTCACTCCCTTGCGCCATTATAGAAAATGGGACTATGCCTACACAAAAACAGGTATTTGCTACTCTTGATACCATCGTTGATGAATCACGGCATATCCATTCGCCCGCTCTTATTGTTGTGGGTGAAACTGTCTCTTTGCATAAAAATCTGGAATGGTTTCAAAGTCTATAATATTAATATTTAGCCTACATATTGATAACATACTCTATTGCGACCCCGCTCTTTTGCTCTATATAAAGATGTGTCCGCACGATGCAAAACACTCTTAGAAGTATCTGTCGGTATCAATGCTGCCAATCCAATGCTACAGGTAACCTGACCAACTTCTCTAAAGGTCAAATTTCGGATAGCCTTAAGTAAACTCTCTGCTGCAATCAGTGCTCCATTAAGTTCAGTATTAATAAAAAGAATAACAAATTCTTCACCGCCCCAACGTGCTAATTTATCCGTTTGACGCATTTGTTTTTGCAGCAATTCCGCGAGTATAACGAGTGTCTCATCGCCGATATTATGTCCATATGTATCATTGATAGTTTTAAAATGGTCAATATCCAAAATAGCCAAGGTTACTGGAGTTTGATACCGTTTGTACAAAGCTAATGCATCATCTAACTCTTGATTAAAACGATGGCGGTTAAAAAGTCCGGTTAAGGAATCCGTAACTGCAACCCGTTCGATCTCTTTCGTCCGTTCGGCTACACGATTTTCAAGTTCATTATTCAACTCTTCAAGTCGTATTTTATCGGTAACATTTTGTCTGAATGCCTGAAAACCAATAATGGTTCCATCCTCATTTTCATCAGGCACGATATACGATTCAAGCCAGTAGTCATTTCCATTTTTATTCCGATTTTTAATTATGCCTTTATAAACATTTCCTTTTAATAATGTTTGCCAAAGAGAGTTAAAATCATTTTTTTTATAATCCGGATGTTTTATAATACTGTGGGTTTTACCCAAAAGTTCTTCCCGCGAATATCCGCTTAATTCACAAAAAGCGTCGGTTACATATGTAATTACGCCTTTAGTGTCTGTATAGCTGGAATAAACATACTGGTTAACAATATCTAGCATTTTCTGTAATCTTTTTGTCCGTTCTTGCACTCTAAGTTCTAGTTCACTATTTAATTTTGTAATGACTTGATGATGAGTATTTAATCTCATCAATAAAGGCTGAAAAATAAGTATGGAAATTATCCCCAACGTTATCAAAATAATTAAAAGTAAAATAGCGCCCCTTTTGATCATAAGTTCATTTAAACTATCACTTTTTTGCTGAAGTTGTTCGACTACAAGATTGAGCTCTCCAATTATCTGTTCACGATGATCCAAAATGTCTCTAATTTTTTGATCATTTTTCGGAAGTAGTAATAAAGCTTTTGGTTCGTACAAATCATTTAAAACACTATTTTTGTATCCATTTGTATAAATATTTGGGGCATCAAAGGCAATATTAATAAACGATTTTTTTAATGAAACATAATCTTTGTGCATAGTCTTTAAAATAGATTCAAGCTCATGGTAATTTTCATCTGATGGATTATAAAATATCTGTAGCAGTGTTGAATGAGCTTGTTCTGCGAGCATTCTCTGTTTACCACTGAGATTGATGAGTTGAGCATACTCTTTGTGTTTGTCTATAAGAAAAAAAATGTTAAAGAAAGATAAACTTACTAAACACGCAATCAAAACCATTGACAATTTATATGCTTTAGATATTTCCATTTTTTGTAGCCACTGAATCATACAAACTCACTTATTATTTTTATAAAATAGCTTTATCGATACAGATTTATCCTCCGGTGCGATAAAAAGCACGGGAGGATACTTCGATATTTTCGATGCCCCAAAGATTTTTCTCAGGTTTGTTAAATACGACATCTTCTAAAATTTGGGTAGCTTTTTTGATATTACCTTCCCGAATTGCTTCTTTGATACTTTTGGCTCCCTCGAAATACAAACACCCAATTAAATCCCCTTCTGCCGTAAGCCGTAAACGGTCGCATGTAGCACAGAAATCATGACGATGCGGTTCGATCGTTCCAAATCGATACCCATCAGGTGTTTCATACAAATTAGCCGGTCCACTCATTTCCTTCTCTATCGGAATGAATGGATAGGATTTTCCTAATATTTCTATGATTTCATCACTCCGTAACCCCTGAAGTGCATTGCTTGCATGGGAATTTTCCATATATTCTATATAGCGGATTTGTGCACCAAGTT is part of the Sulfuricurvum sp. genome and harbors:
- a CDS encoding sensor domain-containing diguanylate cyclase, with product MIQWLQKMEISKAYKLSMVLIACLVSLSFFNIFFLIDKHKEYAQLINLSGKQRMLAEQAHSTLLQIFYNPSDENYHELESILKTMHKDYVSLKKSFINIAFDAPNIYTNGYKNSVLNDLYEPKALLLLPKNDQKIRDILDHREQIIGELNLVVEQLQQKSDSLNELMIKRGAILLLIILITLGIISILIFQPLLMRLNTHHQVITKLNSELELRVQERTKRLQKMLDIVNQYVYSSYTDTKGVITYVTDAFCELSGYSREELLGKTHSIIKHPDYKKNDFNSLWQTLLKGNVYKGIIKNRNKNGNDYWLESYIVPDENEDGTIIGFQAFRQNVTDKIRLEELNNELENRVAERTKEIERVAVTDSLTGLFNRHRFNQELDDALALYKRYQTPVTLAILDIDHFKTINDTYGHNIGDETLVILAELLQKQMRQTDKLARWGGEEFVILFINTELNGALIAAESLLKAIRNLTFREVGQVTCSIGLAALIPTDTSKSVLHRADTSLYRAKERGRNRVCYQYVG
- the cobA gene encoding uroporphyrinogen-III C-methyltransferase — protein: MGGKVYLTGAGPGDPDLLTVKALRLIHQADVIVYDRLINDEILREAKKEAILIYVGKEDSLHTLPQEEINALLVAYAHTHDTIVRLKGGDPLVFGRGGEEALYLSKNGIAFEIIPGISSAIAVPAYAGIPLTHRGINTSFRIITGHQTVFSEDFDAGVLRENETLVILMGLHRLDKIIRSLLYNGLDSSLPCAIIENGTMPTQKQVFATLDTIVDESRHIHSPALIVVGETVSLHKNLEWFQSL